Part of the Saccharomyces kudriavzevii IFO 1802 strain IFO1802 genome assembly, chromosome: 8 genome is shown below.
CCATCTACGACTATTGTAAAAACTATTCTAAAATGGACGACGAAATCAAGCAAAGTCTAGCGTTATCTAACAAGATTTTCCATCAAAGATGTGAACAATTTACCAAAAGGCCAGTGTGTTCTTCACGGGAAGAAGACCCGTGCCAGAAAAAGGACGACATAACAGGCTTTTTCCTTAGGGATAATGGCATACCGTTCCGAAAGTGGAACATCTTGGAGTTAAATGACCCAATGGATGCCTGCAAAGAAATCTCCATTAAACGTGAGAAGTTTTTTTGTGGTAGCGAAATATGCGATGACATGACTTTCACAGACACTTTAGAGACAATCAAGATTATACTGCGGcagattgaaaaagaaccaAATGCTGGGAAAATCACACAAAGCTGGCACAATGATATTGATTTCATAAGGAtctcaaatttgaaaagagatcTATTGGggaaattcaaagaatcgaaaactttccaaaataCAAACTCCATCATAACGGCCCAgttcttggaaaaatcaCACACCTACGTGACCAATGATTTCGTCGGACTCATCAAATTATGGCTATTAGAGCTACCTGATAGTCTAGTACCTTCAAGCCATTACGATATCTTGGTCAAAGCAGAAGAGCCGTTGATTCCCTTGTGTGAACAATTCTCAACGAGCTCCTTAAGATTCCTACACGAGTTAGCAAGacattttcaacttctcAACGCCGAGTCCTCACTCCCACCGCAAACCGTCCGCAACCTGTTTGTAGACTACAGTGATATAGACATCCCATTGGCGCACCACTTCATAAGAAGAACAGGCTTGCAGAGCCCAATGGACATCAAGATCTTGTCGCCAGCGCTATATACGTTTTTTATCAATCAAGACACACTAAAAACCTTGCAAAGGCTGGTCGATAACGACACTACCGCTACGCCAACGCCTACTGCCCTCACAGATCCACCCACCATAATCATAAAGGACACCGCTCCactttcatcttctacGTCTAACCCGCCACCAAATAACCACGATGGCCCATTCATCCCACGGCCTTTCAAAACTAGTTCTATTCCGACAACCCCAGAGAAACCTAGACGCAAGAGCGGCCTTTTCCTCCCCATCAACGTCAACGACCGCCCTTCTATATAACCCCATGCATGCTACATGCTTACCGAGTAAATCATATGCCTATATGTTCTTCCCTCGTGCCTCAGATTGCTGCTTTCTGCCTATTGTGGTTGTCGGTGTTACGCTACGGTGCCTCGGTGTTACGCGGTGCTTTGTCCTGGCTGTCCACGCGGTCTTGCCTTTGGGCTTGGTGGGCCTCGAGGCTGTATTATATAAATGGGTCTAATATTCGTTAAAGCAGTATGGTAAGATATTCCTTTGtgcttgtttctttttcgcaCATTATCCTTTTTTCCAGTGAGGCCCTTTATTACATAATAGAACAAGTAGCCTGAAACAAATACGCTTGTGTCGTCGCATTTACAAATAAACTCTTCCTATACAAAAACTACAAATAACATGTCTGCTGATTTCGGTTTGATTGGTTTGGCCGTCATGGGTCAAAACTTGATCTTAAACGCTGCTGACCATGGGTTCACCGTTTGTGCTTACAACAGAACTCAATCAAAGGTTGAGCATTTCTTAGCCAACGAAGCCAAGGGCAAGTCTATTATCGGTGCTACCTCCATCGAAGACTTCATCTCTAAGTTGAAGAGACCTAGAAAGGTCATGCTTTTGGTTAAGGCCGGAGCTCCAGTTGACGCTTTGATCAATAAAATCGTTCCACTTCTAGAAAAGGGTGACATCATCATTGATGGTGGTAACTCTCATTTCCCAGACACTAACAGACGCTACGAGgaattgaagaagcatGGTATTCTTTTTGTCGGTTCCGGTGTCTCCGGTGGTGAAGAGGGTGCTCGTTACGGTCCTTCTTTGATGCCAGGTGGTTCCGAAGAAGCTTGGCCACACatcaaaaacattttcCAATCTATCTCTGCTAAGTCAGATGGTGAACCATGTTGTGAATGGGTTGGCCCAGCCGGTGCCGGTCACTACGTCAAGATGGTCCACAACGGTATCGAATACGGTGACATGCAATTGATTTGTGAAGCCTACGATATCATGAAGAGATTGGGTGGATTCACAGATAAGGAAATCAGCGAAGTCTTCACCAAATGGAACAAGGGTGTCTTGGACTCTTTCTTGGTTGAAATCACCAGGGATATTCTGAAGTTCGATGACGTCGACGGTAAGCCAttggttgaaaaaatcatggATACTGCTGGTCAAAAAGGTACCGGTAAGTGGACTGCCATCAACGCTTTGGACTTGGGTATGCCAGTCACCTTGATCGGTGAAGCTGTGTTTGCCCGTTGTCTATCTGCTTTAAAAAGTGAGAGAATCAGAGCTTCCAAAGTCCTACCAGGCCCAGAAGTTCCAAAGGACCTCGTCAAAGACAGACAACAATTTGTCGATGACTTGGAACAAGCTTTGTATGCTTCCAAGATTATCTCCTACGCTCAAGGTTTCATGTTGATTCGTGAAGCAGCCGCTACTTACGGCTGGAAACTAAACAACCCTGCCATTGCCCTGATGTGGAGAGGTGGTTGTATCATCAGATCTGTTTTCTTAGCTGAAATCACAAAGGCTTACAAACAGGAACCAGACTTGGAAAACCTGTTGTTCAACAAGTTCTTCGCTGATGCTGTCACCAAGGCCCAATCCGGTTGGAGAAAGTCCATTGCATTGGCTACCACCTACGGTATCCCAACCCCAGCCTTTTCCACCGCTTTATCATTCTACGATGGGTACAGATCTGAAAGACTACCAGCCAACTTACTCCAAGCTCAACGTGATTACTTCGGTGCTCACACTTTCAGAGTCTTACCAGAATGTGCTTCCGACAACTTGCCCGTAGATAAGGATATCCACGTCAACTGGACTGGTCACGGTGGTAATGTTTCTTCCTCCACATACCAAGCTTAAGAGGAATCCACAATCTGAAGataaaccaaaaaaaaattaataaaagtaaattatcatcataataataatgataataacaacagTAAATAAATCTAAATGAAATATAAATAGGATATGAAGttatgtatttttcacAGTATTAAAATTTATAAATGAGTCTCTGAGAACCatctccattttttttttttgacgtgcgaagaaggatgaaagaagatcttGCGACACAAAATAAACtagatggaaaaaagatgtTTTGCTGAAATGTTACTATAGCGTAtaagaaaggaaaagaagagaccAATTTAGCAACAATGAGACGTTCTGGTGCATACGAGGATGATCCATCCCAGGAAAAACCCACATCATCACCTTCAAAACAGTCGAAGCAGAAAAGGCCAACAAAATTTAGGGAAAGGATGCGCAAATGGTTACAAAGTGGAAAAAGTAACGATCATcaggaggaagaagaagtccCTAAAATTTTTAACAGAATTCTTTACCCACAATCAGACATGACAGCCTTTAACAATGATGATTATGGAGAGGGTGAGGATATTacaaacaatttttttttgcccaGTGAAGATGAATCTGGTCCGTTTCAAAGCAGCCTTAAGACATTTTTAACTggaaataatgatgaaaatacaGAATCGCAACCCAATCAAAATCCAAAGCAGCAATCTGAACGCCCCAATTCGCCTTATCGACAATGGCCCACGCAAGAAATACCTTTATTGAAGGACCTTTTCATCACTAACAAATACGATGATCCCTATTTGAACTCTTCCACAAAATTTGGTAACATAACTTCAACCTTTCCTAGTAGTTTATCATTAAGGACTGTCACCTTACAAacgataaaaagaagaatcgATTGTATTTCTgctaaaaagaaagaggtctggaaaacagaagaaaaattcctGAAAGACATCTTAATGTGGCTACAGAGCTCGAATTTTGAGGATCCTGACACAATTTCATTAATCCATGAAATCGAAAAGATTTTTGAGCAAGATATCCTCTTCGAACAGAATATCTCAGACTGCTTGAGAGAAATTTCgaataattttgaatttatctGTATGAGAGAGACTCAGCTAATCAATGAGGGgaatatcttgaaaaatgatttgaaaaagtatgCAAAATCAAGAGAACataaaagtgaaaaacaTGAAGATACTGAGGTCCTAAGAGAAAAGGTAATATCTTCACAAAAATCATTTGATGTTGTAAAACGACACTACAAACATGCAATAGCAATTACAACAAGACAACTATTCATGAATTTGGCTTTTGAATACTATGAAAATTGTTCGGATATGAAAGATGTTTCAAGAAGATACTTACAGGAATCCTTGTCAACTTTACAAAATATTGACACCCTAGAATTCTCCGAAGAGTTAGAAAGAATtaggaaaagaaggtttGATAAGTTTTGGGCAAAAACTAATCCAGATCCGACAAACAACATTCAAAAGTTTGTTAATATGAGAACAGGGGTAGCAGGATTTAACGATTCATTAATGAATAATTTGTATGAAAAATTGCGTTTTGGCGTAGCGCCACTTGAGGAAGAACTGCAAAGTTCGCGACCTGAGCTCGCTGGTCTACAAGAAAATGTCTGGAACGAGGTCCTCTCGGATTACAGTTCAGTAGAAAACAATCCTATTACTTCAAATAAGTTCTTATCTGCTAAAGAAGCTGAACCAGATCAATTAGTAAGACCTTCtaatcaagaagaaaaggaagaaagggATAATTACCCCTCAACTGCAAATGTTCAACAGGAATCATTtcatggaaaaagaaaagaaaacctAGAATCCAATGATTCCTTAGTTTTAAGGAGCGCTAAgagaaatataaatatcAACGCAGCTAGTTTGAGAAATCTATCCACTAAAAAAACTCAAATAAAACCAGAATCTGCTAGTGAAGAAAGTAAAGTTCTTGCTGCGGCATTGGATGATGCAAAGCAAAATTTGGACGAAAACGTCTGGAAAAGCCCAATCTAAATAGTAGTGGAATAGCTTCTTCAAGACCTTACTTATTGTTGTACATTTAAtatctatttatatattctagATTAATTGAAATATTATACactcaaaaagaataatcaatttattttggtttttatACAAAgttttatataaatataaaaatttctcttcaaaattCGAAATCTTTTTGTGAAAATTCATACTCCTTTAAATACTGGTTTCTTATCAaggtttcaatttttttctcttgaatgTGTATAATATCAGTATCAGTTAAAGCTCTAGAATAATCAGTCTCCATGCATGTTGTTTTTTCGAAGGTGAACTCAGTTTCTTCCCAATCCAGCATATACTCATAATCAAAGCAGTTTGTAAATAAGTATCCGTCAAAGCCCACAAAGATCGGCAATCTCTCGAGCCAAGTTTCCACCTTTTCGGAACACGGCATATTTTGAGTTGTCCGTGGATTGAAATGGGTTGGAATGTCTAATCCATTATTGTGATTATGTAGAATACTCCAGTTTTTAAATTTCACGTCCTGATGGTTAGCTTTTTCAACATGATTTATATATGATAAATAAGGATTCGGTAATGAAAGTGAACCGTACGGATACAAATTGGGCAAACAATTAATGGAAGATATCTGTGGAGACATACTATCAGCGATCCGCATTGGATTTTCGTGCACAGGCCATTGTTCATGTTGTCGTCTTCTTAGTACTGGATTGCACTCAGGAAATGTTGTATTATGTATTTTCCCGTAATCAAGCGGtattttattgattatTTCAGCAATAGGAGAGCTTCGAAAGttgttcattttgtttAATTTTGAAGCCCTTGCCTCCTTCAGTTCAGGAATAGAAAGCTGTGCGTAGTTTTGATTCATATCCATATACTCTGCTGTTTTATGAAAGGCCCAAAATTCTGACACTAGTAGATTAGAATTCAACGAGGAAAGTGATACAGATTGATAAAAAACCCTTAATTATTCTCCCGTTcgtaaagaaaaagttttgtTCTTAGTCGTACTTAGTAGTTTGtggtaattttttttttccacagCGACTGTGTCGGACGGAATTGCTGTCGCACTTctaaaaaacaaaagggCAATTCTGGAAGACAGAGATTTCATTGAATAGGAAATGGGAAAGGCCCTTTGATTGGcccaaaaaaggaaatgctCACTAAATGCCATCAATAATTTGGTAGATGGTAATAAATCggaaaaaattgtaaaaaataaatgttCCAACCGAGGATCGAACTCGGGACCTTTGCCGTGTGAAGGCAACGTGATAGCCGCTACACTATTGGAACGGATTTGATATACTCTGTTGTATCTCAAAATGAGATACCTCAGCATTACTAGATTTATCAACCTAGACATAAAACATGTATGAAACACGTACGAAACAATAGTTCCAAAACAGACAAGATTGAGTATACTAGGCAGCCTACTTGCCTAAGATGAACCAAACCAACCAAACGTATAAATACCTGAACAATTAGTTTAGATCCGAGATTCCGCGCTTCCACCCTTTAGTTAGATTCAGAtcttatatagattatataGGATAAGTAACATTCTGTGAATCACGTTAATAATAAGTCTGACAACAAGTTACTCTCCTAAACGAATTTAGGATTGTCAAGACATCCGGTATTACTCGAGCCGTAATACAACATACTCTATTCTATCTCGGAATTGGCTAGTTCAATATGACGACAGAGTACGTTATAATCAACCCGACGGAAACATCTAtgtgttggaacaagtaggttcatcattattcaccaAACTAgttgttggaacaataatcaactatccatcaattactagtacagctgattaatacattcaatcacgtagctagaagattatcatatacggtgttaagaagatgacaaaaattattagaccagtgaaataagattcaggacagtcatcaaatttagtggaagctgaagtgcaaggattgataatgcaataggatcaatgaataaagacgtataaaatgaagaaagaaataagaataagattatgtaaaagtgttgattccctttcgtggattcctaaatccatgaggagaacttctagtatatcctatatacataatattattaaccttatcaaaaatggaatcccaacaaatgtcacaagattttactggccaaTTGAATCTATCAATCAATCTGTTGTAAGAATTATTGgtggatagttgattacTTTTCAACATGAAGAATATGAGCcattacattgaacttattgCGTTTCCTACACTCACTATTATATCGCACAAATTTAGTATGTTCAGCCAGCGTGCGATTTAGATACCTCTCTTTTATAGAATGCGAAAGACCTGCCTCTAGTCTCAATTATTCTTCGAATCATCAATACAATAGTCGAACTTTTAGGATTACAACCTGGGCACTTTAGCCAACTTTTATTACGTAATAGATTATATGTATCTGTTTTGTTTTACATTAAGataaaagtgaaaaaaaaaatgaattaaaAATAATCGGTTCTTTCATCTTCGCACTTGTAAATATTCACAATGGAATCGTGAGAGTTTGTAGCAGCAATCATCATTCTATGAGGGTGGAAAGCCattgaagataaaaatgcGTCTGAAGTTGAAGAGTATGATAAAGATGTCGGAATACCAGTAGCAGCTAATGTACTAGTGACCCCATTGTTATGCgtgtttttgaaagaatttagAAGATCACCAGACGTTGTCcatattttgatttgtttaGTACCTGTCGCAATGATAGGTGCATGTTCATGGACTTGCATACATGTCATTGTAGTTGGTTTTAGTTGAGAACCATACTGAGGTGTAACATTTTGATCAACAAACGATTGCACTGGATCCTCGGATCTTATATCCCATAACTCAACAACGCCGTTGGTAGCCCCACTAATCAATTCTCTGTAACCACCCCTTTGTAAGTGAACATTGTTGATCCAAACACCCTGTTTCTCATTTCCAGCCCTCCAGCGACGTATCATCGAATCTCTTGGATCTAGACGACGATCATACACTCTTAAGGAACCATCTGCAAAACCTGCTACAAAAATATTACCAGCCAACTGATCAGCTGTAAGTGATGTAATTAAAGAGGATGTTTTTGCCGGAATATCTACTTCTACGGTCTCCGTATGCGCATCCCAAACGCGAATGACCTTTACATCGCCAGTAGTTAATAGAGAACCTCTAATCTGTAACCACTCGGTCAATAAACCTGTAGATCTAGGAGTTAATAGCATATCGGTTAAACCTCTCCAAGCAGatacaatttcaaaagcatCAACGTCTTGGAAGTTCCTATATATTTTGATAACACCATCCGATGACCCTGTCAATAGAAGAGCGGAATCATCCTCGTTGATAAGTTTCAGATCAGTGACTTTCGTACCGAAAGGAGTACCGTTGGAAAATTTAGACaaagtttttcctttctccCAGTCAAATACAGTAATCGTACTCCTGTCATCGGCTGTAACAAGCTGGTCTTCAAATTGTGTAaacttcatcaattttGGTTGACTTTTATTGTTCAAGCTaatcaatttcttggacCAACTTCCATATATCGATAACTTTTTCTCTCCTTGTGTTTCTTGAATAATCGTCTCGTTCCTATTACGTCTCCACAACCTAGCATTGTATTCAACACTGCCAGGTTCATCTGCCtcttgtttcttcatttgtggttcttgaaaatattcacgCGAATAGTCTAAGAAAGTACTCTTTAATGGCATCTTCAGGGGTTCAGTATATTTACGAAACCTTGGTGTACAGGCAGTTGGGTAAAGATTGTTATTACCGTTCAATAAGAATAAGCCCGATGGGCTCTTTTTCGAAGTATTAGATTTCATGGGCGTGCTTGATGATTGAGTATCACGGTCGCTGTTCCCTTCGCTGAAACCAAGACTTTGGAAAAGCTTAGATAAAGAAGTTTGTATAGGATGTGATGTCTTAGGATCATGTTGccgttcttcttttttggGTGCATTATTATCTACTTTCCCATTCGGTGAAAATGATTTCAATGAACTTTTCACAAATTGAACTTGTGAAGAATTGAAACCAAATTTACCACTTTGGTTAGCATTAGAACTTCTTTTCGATAAAAACTTTTCCATGAGAGCAAAGGGCCCGCTGAGCTCTTTTTGGACGCTTAATTCGAGCAAAATATAATCTATAACCTGCTTAGCCAATTCCTTGTTCTCTAAAAAGGGATCTTCCGCTAAAATCAGAAGAGATTTCCAAACAGTATAGAAAATCGAACCATGACTGACTGAATACTTATCAGGAGCATTTCTGGTATTGATATCGGTTTTCTCTActtgttttatttcttctaaCAGGTCGTTGAATACAACcacaatgaagaaattcgaATAGCGATTCACAATATGCgaaaaatatataataagTTCCTTACGGACCAATGGTGAGCCATCATTAATTAAGGGTAGAATGGAGATTAGGTTGGCAATTTCTTGTCTCTTCAACTTCCTCAAATCAATTACCTCCAATTGGTTTTGCATAACTTGATAATGACGAATTTGCTTCtcaattttcatttgctgCTGTTCAAgatgttgctgttgctgctgagattgctgctgttgaaGATGCGACTGATTCTGAAGATGTTGTAATTGCGAATGTAATTGCTGATACTGTTCTTCAAACTCTTGCTGCAACCTCAATAT
Proteins encoded:
- the SSP1 gene encoding Ssp1p (similar to Saccharomyces cerevisiae SSP1 (YHR184W); ancestral locus Anc_5.54), producing the protein MRRSGAYEDDPSQEKPTSSPSKQSKQKRPTKFRERMRKWLQSGKSNDHQEEEEVPKIFNRILYPQSDMTAFNNDDYGEGEDITNNFFLPSEDESGPFQSSLKTFLTGNNDENTESQPNQNPKQQSERPNSPYRQWPTQEIPLLKDLFITNKYDDPYLNSSTKFGNITSTFPSSLSLRTVTLQTIKRRIDCISAKKKEVWKTEEKFLKDILMWLQSSNFEDPDTISLIHEIEKIFEQDILFEQNISDCLREISNNFEFICMRETQLINEGNILKNDLKKYAKSREHKSEKHEDTEVLREKVISSQKSFDVVKRHYKHAIAITTRQLFMNLAFEYYENCSDMKDVSRRYLQESLSTLQNIDTLEFSEELERIRKRRFDKFWAKTNPDPTNNIQKFVNMRTGVAGFNDSLMNNLYEKLRFGVAPLEEELQSSRPELAGLQENVWNEVLSDYSSVENNPITSNKFLSAKEAEPDQLVRPSNQEEKEERDNYPSTANVQQESFHGKRKENLESNDSLVLRSAKRNININAASLRNLSTKKTQIKPESASEESKVLAAALDDAKQNLDENVWKSPI
- the PFS1 gene encoding Pfs1p (similar to Saccharomyces cerevisiae PFS1 (YHR185C); ancestral locus Anc_5.52), which codes for MNQNYAQLSIPELKEARASKLNKMNNFRSSPIAEIINKIPLDYGKIHNTTFPECNPVLRRRQHEQWPVHENPMRIADSMSPQISSINCLPNLYPYGSLSLPNPYLSYINHVEKANHQDVKFKNWSILHNHNNGLDIPTHFNPRTTQNMPCSEKVETWLERLPIFVGFDGYLFTNCFDYEYMLDWEETEFTFEKTTCMETDYSRALTDTDIIHIQEKKIETLIRNQYLKEYEFSQKDFEF
- the GND1 gene encoding phosphogluconate dehydrogenase (decarboxylating) GND1 (similar to Saccharomyces cerevisiae GND2 (YGR256W) and GND1 (YHR183W); ancestral locus Anc_5.55); amino-acid sequence: MSADFGLIGLAVMGQNLILNAADHGFTVCAYNRTQSKVEHFLANEAKGKSIIGATSIEDFISKLKRPRKVMLLVKAGAPVDALINKIVPLLEKGDIIIDGGNSHFPDTNRRYEELKKHGILFVGSGVSGGEEGARYGPSLMPGGSEEAWPHIKNIFQSISAKSDGEPCCEWVGPAGAGHYVKMVHNGIEYGDMQLICEAYDIMKRLGGFTDKEISEVFTKWNKGVLDSFLVEITRDILKFDDVDGKPLVEKIMDTAGQKGTGKWTAINALDLGMPVTLIGEAVFARCLSALKSERIRASKVLPGPEVPKDLVKDRQQFVDDLEQALYASKIISYAQGFMLIREAAATYGWKLNNPAIALMWRGGCIIRSVFLAEITKAYKQEPDLENLLFNKFFADAVTKAQSGWRKSIALATTYGIPTPAFSTALSFYDGYRSERLPANLLQAQRDYFGAHTFRVLPECASDNLPVDKDIHVNWTGHGGNVSSSTYQA